A genome region from Pseudomonadota bacterium includes the following:
- a CDS encoding tetraacyldisaccharide 4'-kinase, protein MRAPEFWATGGWPALALAPLGSLYDLGSRLRRRMTTAWRAPVPLLCVGNLVLGGAGKTPVTLALARSLAKEGAEVVSRGYGGHLAGPVRVDPTLHRARDVGDEPLLLAEAAPTWVAKSKRQGVEAAIAAGAKAVLLDDGLQNPGLVYDLALAVVDGGFGFGNGHVVPAGPLRESIDRGLARAHAVVLIGADRTGVRVRVGGIPVIEADLVPDAAAQRWRGRRVVAFAGIGRPQKFFDTLAELGASLIATHAFADHHAYREDEIMALVENANRTGAVPVTTAKDWVRLPAAARPMIEVVRVDLLWSKPEAMAALINERVRRG, encoded by the coding sequence GTGCGCGCGCCTGAATTCTGGGCGACCGGCGGTTGGCCGGCCCTGGCGCTGGCCCCTTTGGGATCGCTCTACGATCTGGGCTCCCGCCTTCGACGGCGGATGACCACGGCTTGGCGGGCGCCGGTGCCGCTTCTCTGCGTCGGCAATCTCGTGCTGGGCGGCGCCGGCAAGACGCCGGTGACCTTGGCGCTGGCGCGCAGCCTAGCCAAGGAGGGAGCTGAGGTGGTCTCGCGCGGCTATGGCGGCCATCTCGCCGGACCGGTGCGCGTCGATCCCACCCTGCATCGCGCCCGCGATGTGGGCGATGAGCCGCTGCTCCTGGCCGAAGCGGCGCCGACTTGGGTCGCCAAGAGCAAGCGCCAGGGCGTGGAGGCCGCCATCGCGGCCGGTGCCAAGGCCGTGCTGCTCGACGACGGTTTGCAGAATCCGGGCCTGGTCTACGATTTGGCGCTGGCGGTGGTCGATGGCGGCTTCGGCTTCGGCAACGGCCATGTGGTGCCGGCGGGACCGCTCCGCGAGAGCATCGATCGCGGACTCGCCCGCGCCCATGCGGTCGTGCTCATCGGAGCGGATCGGACCGGCGTTCGCGTGCGCGTCGGCGGCATCCCGGTGATCGAGGCGGATCTGGTGCCGGACGCCGCCGCCCAACGCTGGCGCGGCAGACGCGTGGTGGCCTTCGCCGGCATCGGCCGGCCGCAGAAGTTTTTCGACACGCTGGCCGAGCTCGGCGCCAGCCTCATCGCCACCCATGCCTTCGCCGATCATCACGCCTACCGCGAAGACGAGATCATGGCGCTCGTCGAGAATGCCAACCGCACCGGCGCCGTGCCGGTGACGACGGCCAAGGACTGGGTGCGCTTGCCGGCGGCGGCCAGACCCATGATCGAGGTGGTGCGCGTCGATCTCCTCTGGTCGAAGCCGGAAGCGATGGCGGCACTCATCAATGAGAGGGTGCGGCGTGGCTGA
- a CDS encoding 3-deoxy-D-manno-octulosonic acid transferase has protein sequence MTPALYRGLSGIGGPLIELYLRHRRRRGKEDGARLGERRGVASRARPPGTLLWVHAASLGEAQSALALIERLLAEPARPEVLVTTGTPASAAVMAERLPPGAFHQFVPVDRVAWVERFLDHWRPDLALWIESELWPNLVLETASRGIPMVLVNARLSERSLAGWRRFPGLIRPMLASFRLVLAQSKADGERLAGLGAGTLEVLGNLKFAAGALAVDPGQQQGLAAALGERPRWLAANTHEGEESAALAVHRRLARPGLLTMVAPRHPKRGEAIAALIRASGLTLARRSQGELPGNGTDIYLMDTLGEMGLFYALSGIAFIGGSLAPIGGHNPLEAAHFDTAILVGPDRRNNGAAVEALLSADAALAVSDETSLAAAIASLIDDPARRQALARAAASVIGAHQGVLDSVLERLQPLLPPAASPLLPPAASGEIRARA, from the coding sequence CTGACGCCTGCCCTCTATCGCGGCTTGTCCGGCATCGGCGGGCCGCTCATCGAGCTCTATCTCCGGCACCGGCGGCGGCGGGGCAAGGAGGATGGCGCGCGCCTGGGCGAGCGCCGCGGCGTGGCCTCGCGGGCGCGGCCGCCGGGAACCCTCCTCTGGGTGCATGCCGCCAGCCTCGGCGAGGCCCAGTCGGCGCTCGCCCTCATCGAGCGTCTCCTGGCGGAGCCGGCGCGGCCCGAGGTGCTGGTCACCACCGGCACCCCCGCCTCGGCCGCGGTCATGGCGGAGCGCTTGCCGCCGGGCGCCTTCCATCAATTCGTGCCGGTCGACCGCGTCGCCTGGGTCGAGCGCTTCCTTGACCATTGGCGCCCCGATCTGGCGCTCTGGATCGAGAGCGAGCTGTGGCCGAACCTGGTGCTGGAGACCGCGTCCCGGGGCATTCCCATGGTGCTGGTGAATGCACGCCTCTCCGAGCGCTCGCTTGCCGGCTGGCGGCGCTTTCCGGGATTGATCCGGCCGATGCTGGCCTCCTTCAGGCTGGTGCTGGCGCAGAGCAAGGCCGATGGCGAGCGCCTGGCCGGGCTCGGCGCCGGCACGCTCGAGGTGCTTGGCAATCTCAAATTCGCCGCCGGGGCGCTCGCCGTCGATCCTGGGCAGCAGCAAGGATTGGCCGCAGCCTTGGGCGAGCGTCCGCGCTGGCTCGCCGCCAACACGCACGAGGGCGAGGAGAGCGCCGCCCTCGCCGTGCATCGACGCCTGGCGCGCCCGGGTCTCCTCACCATGGTGGCACCCCGCCACCCCAAGCGCGGCGAGGCGATCGCAGCGCTCATCCGCGCCTCCGGCCTCACCCTCGCACGCCGCTCCCAGGGCGAGCTGCCCGGCAACGGCACCGACATCTACCTCATGGATACGCTGGGCGAGATGGGGCTTTTCTACGCGCTCTCCGGCATCGCCTTCATCGGCGGCTCCCTGGCGCCGATCGGCGGCCACAACCCGCTGGAGGCGGCGCATTTCGACACCGCCATCCTGGTCGGGCCGGATCGCCGCAACAATGGTGCCGCGGTCGAGGCACTCCTATCCGCCGATGCGGCGTTGGCGGTCAGCGACGAAACCAGCCTCGCCGCCGCAATCGCCTCCCTCATCGACGATCCGGCGCGGCGCCAAGCGCTGGCGCGCGCGGCCGCCAGCGTGATCGGGGCGCATCAGGGCGTGCTCGATTCCGTGCTCGAGCGGCTGCAGCCCCTGTTGCCGCCTGCGGCGAGCCCCCTCTTGCCGCCAGCGGCGAGCGGCGAGATCCGTGCGCGCGCCTGA
- a CDS encoding lysophospholipid acyltransferase family protein: MPGSITCSSPRRQRASRSACALEVSSKLLKRVLTSVPVRRVLCRLGAAYIRFVKASSRWQTEGFETPQRLWQAGQPFIGAFWHGRMLMIRYMWTSERPVAMLISRHADGRFIAETIRHFGVSAIAGSSSHGGSEALRQMVRALKAGTSVGITPDGPRGPRMRAAPGAVQAARLAGVPLVPGAVATSRRRVLGSWDRFVVALPFSRGAFVWGEPIHVPADADAARMEQIRRQLEDALNEVTQRADRIVGQVPIEPATALADNHAE; the protein is encoded by the coding sequence ATGCCCGGCTCTATCACCTGCAGTTCGCCGAGGAGGCAGCGGGCGAGCCGGTCCGCGTGCGCGCTTGAGGTGTCGAGCAAGCTCTTGAAGCGCGTGCTCACGAGCGTGCCGGTCCGGCGCGTGCTGTGCCGGCTGGGTGCGGCCTATATCCGCTTCGTCAAGGCGAGCTCACGTTGGCAGACGGAAGGCTTCGAGACGCCGCAGCGTCTCTGGCAAGCGGGCCAGCCTTTCATCGGCGCCTTCTGGCATGGCCGCATGCTGATGATCCGCTACATGTGGACGAGCGAGCGTCCTGTCGCCATGCTGATCTCGCGCCACGCCGACGGCCGGTTTATCGCCGAGACCATCCGGCATTTCGGCGTCAGCGCCATTGCCGGCTCCTCCAGCCACGGCGGCAGCGAGGCCTTGCGCCAGATGGTGCGGGCGCTCAAGGCCGGAACCTCCGTCGGCATCACCCCCGATGGGCCGAGGGGACCGCGCATGCGCGCGGCCCCAGGCGCGGTGCAGGCGGCGCGCCTGGCCGGGGTGCCTTTGGTGCCGGGCGCGGTCGCCACCAGCCGGCGGCGCGTGCTGGGAAGCTGGGATCGCTTCGTCGTCGCCTTGCCCTTCTCGCGCGGCGCCTTCGTCTGGGGCGAGCCCATCCACGTCCCCGCCGATGCCGATGCCGCGCGCATGGAGCAAATCCGCCGGCAGTTGGAAGACGCGCTCAACGAGGTGACCCAGCGGGCCGACCGGATCGTCGGCCAAGTTCCGATCGAGCCGGCGACTGCGTTGGCGGACAACCATGCTGAGTAA